The following DNA comes from Flavisolibacter ginsenosidimutans.
AACTCACCGTCACCGGTTAAACCAAAGCGAACCCAATTGGCCGCATCGAGACATTGAACATTTTTATCGTCGAGCATTTTCACTCCTATCGTTGCAACGCCATTCTCGTCAGCCATCTTTTCCATCAATAATTTTGCAGGCTTGCTCCATTTTTCAGTTTGATAATGAAATTTGATTTCATCTCTCACCGTTTCTTTTCCTTTTCTGGCAACAACGGAAACGCTGTTCTCTCCTTTGTTGAAGACAACGTTCCATCGCAGGCCAGCAGCAGGAAAATCCGGACTCTTACGCTTTTTGACGCCGTAACTTTTACCGTTTACAAACAATTCCGCTTCGTCGCAATTGGAATAAACTTTCACCATCTTCTCTTCACCTTCAGCCCCCCAGCGCACCGGCCACGAATGACCATATATGTGTGCCATCGGCTTTGTAGCCCAGTAGGATTGAAAAACATAATAGGACTCTTTTTTTGCCAGGTCTCTTTCTACTAATCCTTTTTGGTTCATGTAGGGAACAGGATTGTCGGGACGAATCGGCGTAGAAAAATCGCGGAAGATCCATTGCGCCGCACCCGTGAGCCAGGGCATGGTTTCCTGTTCTTTCAAGTGCCAGTCGAAAAGATTGCAGATGTAAGATTCGCTCCAGTCGCCGTCTTTGGAAACCCTTGCCGCACCGCCGTACAACGATGCATCGCCGGCACGTTCGTCCGCAGTGCCTTGTGCTTTTATTTGTTGCAAGGCTTTATCGGGATTCTCTGAATGCCTTCCGGCATGTGAATCGCCACCCCATTCCATGTGAAGGAAGTGATTTACTTTATTAAATTCTTCTTCGGTTACCTGTTTGTATTCCGTGTAAATGCCGCGGTACCAACCGGCCCAAATGGAAGGTGAATAAACGTCAACAATGTCTTTGCAAAAATCGCAACGGCGGATGGCTGTTTTGCGCGAAGGATCGAGGCCGTGTGAAAGATCGTTCAGTTCTTTCATGAACGAGCGAATGGCTTCTTTATCAAAATCGGGCTGGTCACCGGGCCAGTCGTTTTCATTACCCAAACCCCAGATGATAGCGGCCGGATGATTGTAATGCTGCTCAATCATGTTGGTGAGCATTCGTCTTGCCTGCTCTTTGTAAACGGGCCCGCCCAATCCGCCGCGGCACCACGGGATTTCTTCCCACACCAAAATGCCCAAACTGTCGCAGAGATTTAAGGCAATGCGTGAGTTCTGGTAATGTCCCAGCCGAATAAAGTTCACACCCATTTCTTTCATCAGGATAAACTCCTGCCGAATCATTTCTTCGGTTAGTGCGGCCGCAACGCCGGCGGCGTCTTCGTGTCGTTGCGTGCCG
Coding sequences within:
- a CDS encoding glycoside hydrolase family 2 protein, with the protein product MKHSAVFIFIFSVFAPAVFAQQKIRLTDDWQFLKQDLGGIWEAVRPVKKGAPEEVPLWTNVTLPHCVNAKDAVDPDVNYYQGPAWYRTLLNVKNPYAKGRTLLHFEGVGQKTDVYIYTTKVGSHVGGYDEWTVDITDAIAAFKKSDTLQKQFNGKIPLSIRTDNSRDLEMIPSNLSDFNVYSGIYRYLNLVYVPSVSLDKIFVQADVDSLGKEGKLSVRTRFYNPLNAATATVSIKLLDPFGKTIQQTQKVLSDLKSDVEIVNFNVKAPQLWSTEKPTLYTVETTLTTKDGVFTQAEKIGFRHFRFATKGPFFLNGKRLLIRGTQRHEDAAGVAAALTEEMIRQEFILMKEMGVNFIRLGHYQNSRIALNLCDSLGILVWEEIPWCRGGLGGPVYKEQARRMLTNMIEQHYNHPAAIIWGLGNENDWPGDQPDFDKEAIRSFMKELNDLSHGLDPSRKTAIRRCDFCKDIVDVYSPSIWAGWYRGIYTEYKQVTEEEFNKVNHFLHMEWGGDSHAGRHSENPDKALQQIKAQGTADERAGDASLYGGAARVSKDGDWSESYICNLFDWHLKEQETMPWLTGAAQWIFRDFSTPIRPDNPVPYMNQKGLVERDLAKKESYYVFQSYWATKPMAHIYGHSWPVRWGAEGEEKMVKVYSNCDEAELFVNGKSYGVKKRKSPDFPAAGLRWNVVFNKGENSVSVVARKGKETVRDEIKFHYQTEKWSKPAKLLMEKMADENGVATIGVKMLDDKNVQCLDAANWVRFGLTGDGELIDDLGTSSGSRLVQLYNGRAVIRVKTKNGKSVASAKVEGLPTAFVNL